From a single Aspergillus puulaauensis MK2 DNA, chromosome 2, nearly complete sequence genomic region:
- a CDS encoding alpha/beta hydrolase (COG:S;~EggNog:ENOG410QEGV;~InterPro:IPR000073,IPR029058;~PFAM:PF02129,PF12697,PF01738), with amino-acid sequence MLPISILKGSITLAGLLFQPQNVTGPLPGLVIIHPGGGVKEQTASLYAEKLSQQGYVTVAYDAAHQGDSGGLPHFLEDPNSRVTDASAVVDYLQTLGSVDPDRIAVVGICAGGGYAAAAAKGDHRLKAVATISAVNIGDGNREGWYGTDDAASQISVLEQITGPIQAEDVNGTEPEYINYVPPVPDETTPYDLRDAADYYLTPRAQHPNARNIMLARSLQTILNFDAWDFADLYLTQPMLIIYGDLAESKWHSERLYNKLQGNSTARVNRYVLRGGHHVDFYDRPAYVNPSVQKIADFFRQI; translated from the coding sequence ATGCTCCCTATTTCGATCCTGAAAGGGTCTATCACCCTGGCTGGCCTGCTGTTTCAGCCACAGAACGTTACCGGTCCCCTCCCAGGCCTTGTGATCATCCACCCCGGTGGTGGCGTCAAAGAGCAGACTGCTAGTCTCTATGCTGAGAAGCTCTCGCAGCAGGGCTATGTCACTGTCGCCTACGATGCAGCCCACCAAGGTGACTCCGGAGGCCTCCCGCACTTCCTGGAAGACCCCAACTCCCGAGTCACCGACGCCTCAGCCGTGGTTGACTATCTCCAGACCCTCGGCTCCGTCGACCCCGACCGTATCGCTGTAGTCGGCATCTGCGCCGGAGGAGGCTAcgcagccgccgcagccaagGGCGACCACCGCCTGAAAGCAGTTGCAACAATCAGCGCCGTCAACATTGGCGACGGCAACCGCGAGGGCTGGTACGGAACCGACGACGCAGCCAGCCAGATCTCGGTTCTCGAGCAAATCACCGGGCCCATTCAGGCTGAGGATGTTAACGGTACCGAACCTGAATACATCAACTACGTGCCCCCCGTCCCGGATGAGACCACCCCCTACGATCTACGAGATGCTGCGGACTACTACCTCACCCCGCGCGCGCAGCACCCCAATGCCCGTAATATAATGCTTGCGCGATCGCTGCAGACGATTCTGAATTTCGATGCTTGGGACTTCGCTGATCTATACCTTACCCAGCCGATGCTTATCATCTACGGCGATCTGGCAGAGAGCAAGTGGCATTCAGAGAGGCTTTACAACAAGCTTCAGGGCAACAGCACCGCGCGTGTGAATCGGTATGTGCTTCGAGGAGGTCATCATGTGGACTTCTACGACCGCCCTGCCTATGTCAATCCTTCTGTTCAGAAGATTGCCGACTTTTTCCGGCAGATTTAG
- a CDS encoding alpha/beta hydrolase (COG:S;~EggNog:ENOG410QEGV;~InterPro:IPR000383,IPR020610,IPR029058;~MEROPS:MER0048191;~PFAM:PF12697,PF01738;~go_function: GO:0016747 - transferase activity, transferring acyl groups other than amino-acyl groups [Evidence IEA];~go_function: GO:0016787 - hydrolase activity [Evidence IEA]) produces the protein MSAVSIIKGPIQLAGLLFKPTTSGKTPSLIVIHPGGGVKEQTAQVYAKKLAANGFTAVCYDASHQGESGGDPHFLEDPNQRVSDIYAVVDYLQKEDSVDAGKIGVVGICAGGGYAVAATKADHRLKAVAAISMVNIGDSARQGWYGDEDPTKHVASLEQAAAQIAAETQGAERAAAPYVPPQLDDKTPYDLKEAHDYYLGPRAQHPRAENKMLFLSFPRVLTFDAFHLAEWFLTQPTLLIAGEKAGSLWHTEKLDGILGGKATKVILPKGTHMDLYDKEEFVDPAVKNVVEFMRSNLS, from the coding sequence ATGTCTGCCGTCTCCATCATAAAAGGGCCTATCCAGCTCGCTggcctcctcttcaagcCCACCACCAGCGGCAAAACCCCCTCTCTCATTGTCATTCACCCCGGCGGCGGAGTCAAGGAGCAGACAGCCCAGGTGTACGCAAAGAAGCTTGCAGCCAATGGCTTCACAGCAGTATGCTATGACGCATCCCACCAAGGCGAAAGCGGCGGCGACCCCCATTTCCTCGAGGACCCGAACCAGCGAGTGAGCGACATCTACGCCGTCGTGGACTACCTGCAGAAAGAGGACAGTGTCGATGCAGGCAAGattggagttgttggaatCTGCGCGGGTGGTGGGTACGCCGTCGCGGCAACCAAGGCTGACCACCGGCTCAAGGCAGTCGCTGCGATCAGCATGGTCAATATTGGGGATTCGGCGCGACAGGGCTGGTATGGGGATGAGGATCCCACGAAGCACGTTGCGTCGTTGGAGCAGGCTGCGGCGCAAATCGCGGCTGAGACTCAGGGTGCGGAGCGGGCTGCTGCGCCGTATGTGCCTCCGCAGCTGGACGACAAGACTCCTTATGATTTGAAGGAGGCACACGATTATTATCTGGGGCCGAGGGCGCAGCATCCTCGCGCGGAGAACAAGATGCTGTTCCTGAGCTTTCCGAGGGTGCTTACGTTTGATGCATTTCATCTCGCGGAGTGGTTTCTTACGCAGCCGACTCTGCTGATTGCGGGAGAGAAAGCTGGGTCTTTGTGGCATacggagaagctggatgggattCTAGGTGGAAAGGCAACAAAGGTTATTCTTCCAAAGGGCACGCACATGGATCTCTATGACAAGGAGGAGTTTGTGGACCCTGCAGTGAAGAATGTGGTGGAATTCATGCGATCGAACTTGTCGTGA
- a CDS encoding fungal specific transcription factor domain-containing protein (COG:S;~EggNog:ENOG410PKDV;~InterPro:IPR007219;~PFAM:PF04082;~TransMembrane:2 (i186-204o264-282i);~go_function: GO:0003677 - DNA binding [Evidence IEA];~go_function: GO:0008270 - zinc ion binding [Evidence IEA];~go_process: GO:0006351 - transcription, DNA-templated [Evidence IEA]) — protein sequence MQNRITRLEDLILALMRGDSNTDGSSAGAATPVAGTATPDDKATTQGQDGNARLGGNLANSLGYLNIDPNQGNSKYISQEHWQTMLSEVSEVKAYFANHERELETGHERVSMSKPASSREGLNFLLGAVPPATEVELRAQLPPMSTVLALCSRYFNSLDNPIIIVHPPTFNQQLQRHWEDPSKTPIMWLGLLYSILCLAMLSYHKIGDEPSEWEGQTLKLAGEYRLRTVQCLVTADYTKPVENTVETMLLYVFGEFSARPDIDLGLWLVVSLATKLAFHMGYHRDAKWFPSLTPFQGEMRRRTWALLRIADVMFSHQVSLPNTIHSHQCDTHVPTNLYDGDFDPGTQILPPSRPNNELTPTAYMIAKVQLCKEMSDILQVTNRVDGPVPYEEIMRLDTRLRKVYQELPAHLRVVPDDGRHESITVTMARFSINALYLKIICLLHRKYVPRARQNPQYAYSRRSAVTAASETLRSLITLHDESKDTSTSTSTRGSRPLEWFLKLMATKEFLVCAMLVALDLHYDCIAERSIDERIQATAQFWTVKQRAELLSNLKTIHGIWEGLAGGSTEALQASNVLDIMLQKINSPAAAVRTTQETPITSSSHPHPLKINTFPIEQPEHTSAMMLDPLAPGMMASTAAAGSAAQGFSAPLNMDFSSIPYGGLGDAGEARASGSLSGFPSLMAGSDFAEDFDWNAFETFTQGGNWGGGDMFQMFPGS from the exons ATGCAAAATCGCATCACTCGCTTGGAAGATCTAATTCTGGCTTTGATGCGTGGTGATTCCAATACCGATGGCTCAAGCGCGGGAGCTGCCACCCCTGTGGCTGGGACTGCGACACCAGACGACAAAGCGACCACACAAGGTCAAGACGGTAATGCTCGTCTTGGTGGCAACTTGGCCAACTCTCTGGGCTACCTCAACATTGACCCAAACCAGGGGAACTCGAAGTACATCAGCCAAGAGCACTGGCAAACCATGTTATCAGAAGTTTCAGAGGTCAAGGCCTACTTTGCCAACCACGAGAGGGAACTGGAGACAGGACACGAGCGAGTCAGTATGTCCAAACCAGCAAGCAGTAGAGAAGGCCTTaatttcctcctcggggCCGTGCCTCCTGCGACCGAGGTCGAGCTACGAGCGCAGTTGCCGCCCATGTCGACTGTTCTTGCGTTGTGTTCGCGGTACTTTAACTCGCTGGACAATCCTATCATTATTGTGCACCCGCCGACATTTAACCAGCAACTACAAAGACATTGGGAAGACCCGTCCAAGACACCAATCATGTGGCTAGGCTTGCTCTACTCCATCTTGTGCCTCGCGATGTTGAGTTACCATAAAATCGGAGATGAGCCCAGTGAATGGGAAGGACAGACGTTAAAACTGGCGGGTGAGTACCGGTTACGAACCGTGCAGTGTCTGGTTACAGCGGACTATACGAAGCCAGTGGAAAATACGGTCGAGACAATGCTGCTCTACGTCTTTGGCGAGTTCTCGGCGCGGCCTGACATCGATCTGGGGCTGTGGCTGGTTGTCTCACTGGCCACCAAACTTGCCTTCCATATGGGATACCACCGCGATGCAAAGTGGTTCCCATCATTGACGCCGTTTCAGGGT GAAATGAGACGGCGGACGTGGGCTTTGCTAAGAATAGCTGACGTGATGTTTTCTCATCAGGTGTCACTGCCTAACACAATCCACAGTCACCAGTGTGATACCCATGTGCCTACCAATCTCTATGACGGGGACTTTGATCCCGGAACCCAGATTCTGCCTCCATCTCGCCCAAACAACGAGCTCACGCCGACGGCATACATGATCGCGAAGGTGCAATTATGCAAAGAGATGAGCGACATCCTACAGGTGACAAACCGTGTGGATGGCCCGGTTCCGTACGAAGAAATCATGCGCCTCGATACCCGGCTTCGTAAAGTCTACCAGGAGCTCCCCGCGCATCTGCGAGTCGTGCCAGACGACGGCCGTCACGAATCAATCACAGTAACCATGGCAAGGTTCAGCATCAACGCGCTTTACCTGAAGATCATTTGCCTCTTGCATAGAAAATACGTGCCTCGCGCGCGGCAAAACCCCCAGTACGCTTATTCGCGCCGGAGCGCTGTCACAGCCGCGTCAGAGACGCTACGCAGCCTCATCACTCTGCATGACGAATCAAAAGATACTAGTACCAGTACCAGTACCAGAGGATCTCGGCCGCTAGAGTGGTTCCTGAAGTTAATGGCCACCAAGGAATTCCTCGTCTGCGCGATGCTTGTGGCGCTGGACCTCCACTATGACTGTATTGCTGAGCGGAGCATTGACGAAAGAATCCAGGCGACGGCGCAGTTCTGGACAGTCAAACAACGCGCGGAGTTGCTGAGCAATTTGAAAACAATTCATGGGATTTGGGAGGGACTAGCGGGTGGCTCGACGGAGGCTCTGCAGGCTTCTAATGTGCTTGACATCATGTTACAGAAAATCAACAGCCCCGCCGCCGCAGTGCGGACTACACAGGAGACGCCGATcacgagcagcagccatccCCATCCTCTGAAAATCAATACTTTCCCCATCGAACAGCCGGAGCACACGAGTGCAATGATGCTAGACCCGCTTGCACCAGGCATGATGGCAAGCACAGCCGCGGCAGGCAGTGCGGCGCAAGGCTTTAGTGCTCCGCTCAACATGGACTTTAGCAGCATTCCGTATGGAGGCCTGGGGGACGCCGGCGAGGCGAGGGCGTCCGGGTCGCTCTCGGGGTTTCCGAGTCTCATGGCAGGCAGTGACTTTGCCGAGGACTTTGACTGG AATGCCTTTGAAACCTTCACTCAAGGAGGAAATTGGGGAGGCGGTGATATGTTTCAGATGTTTCCCGGGTCATAA
- a CDS encoding FAD-dependent oxidoreductase (COG:E;~EggNog:ENOG410PPW7;~InterPro:IPR023209,IPR006076,IPR006181;~PFAM:PF01266;~go_function: GO:0003884 - D-amino-acid oxidase activity [Evidence IEA];~go_function: GO:0016491 - oxidoreductase activity [Evidence IEA];~go_function: GO:0071949 - FAD binding [Evidence IEA];~go_process: GO:0046416 - D-amino acid metabolic process [Evidence IEA];~go_process: GO:0055114 - oxidation-reduction process [Evidence IEA]): protein MPKITIVGAGITGMAIASMLSRSNEVTIVARNLPGDSESREWSSPWAGACFLGLDGSTPFEQKLQTDSFSYLWSLAKSDPESSVRIIEMHDLQDETPLEKVWYRDLMPEFRIMSPSELPKGTKLGMSYKSVVITPAVFLPWLRKKLEAAGVKFVRKDLQSLSDLKGFGHEVLVNATGFGARFLADVADQGVQQIRGQTVLVKTLHDKIFMRHGKDYTYVIPRLDGTAILGGIKQVGETYPEVDQDIKLDILQRVHENLPGVFPGAQPTDFEIVRDNVGIRPGRSPGVRVEKEVLDGQNIVHAYGTGGGGYVFSFGLARAAGTMVNDFLFAAPKSRL from the exons ATGCCGAAGATAACTATTGTGGGAGCCGG CATCACCGGCATGGCTATCGCGAGCATGCTCTCAAGGTCAAATGAAGTGACGATTGTCGCTCGTAACCTTCCTGGCGACAGCGAAAGTCGAGAATGGTCCAGTCCGTGGGCAGGCGCCTGCTTCCTTGGTTTGGATGGATCGACCCCGTTCGAGCAGAAGCTACAAACAGACTCCTTCTCCTACTTGTGGAGTCTTGCGAAGAGCGATCCGGAGTCCAGTGTTCGG ATCATCGAAATGCACGACCTACAGGATGAGACACCGCTAGAGAAGGTCTGGTACCGCGATTTGATGCCAGAG TTCCGCATCATGTCGCCCAGTGAGTTGCCCAAAGGCACCAAGTTGGGAATGAGCT ATAAATCGGTGGTGATCACACCGGCCGTCTTCCTTCCATGGCTCCGGAAAAAGCTCGAAGCCGCCGGTGTGAAGTTCGTACGTAAGGACCTACAGTCGTTATCCGACTTGAAAGGATTTGGGCATGAGGTGCTCGTCAATGCAACTGGCTTCGGGGCGAGGTTCCTCGCAGACGTTGCCGACCAGGGAGTGCAACAAATTCGTGGCCAAACTGTGCTTGTGAAGACGCTACATGACAAGATTTTCATGCGCCACGGCAAGGACTACACATACGTTATTCCACGTCTCGATGGGACAGCCATCCTGGGAGGAATAAAACAAGTCGGGGAAAC ATACCCGGAGGTGGATCAAGATATCAAGCTCGAT ATCCTCCAACGCGTCCACGAGAACCTCCCTGGTGTGTTTCCCGGCGCCCAGCCGACAGACTTCGAGATTGTCCGCGACAATGTGGGGATCCGACCAGGGCGATCTCCCGGTGTCCGAGTGGAGAAGGAAGTCCTAGACGGACAGAACATTGTGCACGCATACGGTACAGGAGGCGGGGGCTATGTATTCAGCTTCGGATTGGCGAGAGCTGCTGGGACGATGGTTAACGACTTTTTGTTTGCTGCGCCAAAGTCACGTCTATAG
- a CDS encoding uncharacterized protein (COG:G;~EggNog:ENOG410PUJK;~InterPro:IPR020846,IPR011701,IPR036259;~PFAM:PF07690;~TransMembrane:12 (i65-82o105-128i135-155o161-185i197-217o229-250i301-323o343-360i367-390o396-419i431-452o464-485i);~go_function: GO:0022857 - transmembrane transporter activity [Evidence IEA];~go_process: GO:0055085 - transmembrane transport [Evidence IEA]) — protein MESPSDTVIVGDGVHDEKPAENIPRPSSAHVRPGKVENTNSEYLLFLELNEQFSGKRLQKLVRKVDLHVLPQLILIYLMSYIDRTNVGNARLFGVEPDLGLSSQQWNTCLSIFFVTYALGGVPSNIALKRFGPKIWLPALLLSVSSILVFTSLQVNFGGWAAFRVLLGIFEAGVFPGCSFVLTSWYSPKEVHSRMAIFYSGASAAGAFSGLLAYGIGQLDYTWGYRGWRFIYCIEGVFTFLLALGAFWFVHDTPAKVGGWLTPEEKQFLILRHKYSAGGETGVAEKSEFSWKHAASAFKSFHIYATVLIEFTLCVTVYGYSFILPTIISNLGYDAAEAQAMTVPPYVFACLVTAFSGWAADRYQQRMLSVLLPNLMALAGFIIVLASVRYPAVPGVTLFGVFLITGGLYPISPAVTAWISLNCAGTMKRAVGIAAMVSFSQLGGIVGSNIYISSQAPTYPVGFGISMGMLAVFGCIWPVIYYFILKRINAKRAAMDENEIRARYTEEELSEMGDMSPLFRYAT, from the exons ATGGAATCCCCAAGTGATACAGTCATTGTAGGCGATGGTGTCCATGATGAGAAGCCTGCCGAGAACATCCCAAGACCCTCGTCTGCGCATGTTCGTCCGGGCAAAGTCGAAAACACCAACTCGGAGTATCTTCTGTTTCTAGAACTTAATGAGCAGTTCTCTGGGAAACGACTGCAGAAGCTGGTCCGGAAGGTCGA CTTGCATGTCTTGCCGCAGCTGATTCTAATTTACCTCATGTCCTATATCGATCGGACAAATGTTG GGAACGCGAGGCTTTTCGGCGTGGAACCCGATTTGGGTTTAAGCAGCCAGCAGTGGAATACCTGCCtgtccatcttcttcgtcacaTACGCCCTAGGCGGAGTGCCCTCCAATATAGCACTGAAACGATTTGGACCAAAGATCTGGTTACCGGCTCTGCTACTCTCTGTCTCGTCCATTCTGGTCTTCACCTCTCTCCAGGTCAATTTCGGAGGTTGGGCGGCATTTCGCGTTCTGTTGGGAATATTTGAAGCTGGTGTGTTCCCTGGGTGTTCCTTCGTTCTTACGTCGTGGTACTCGCCCAAAGAGGTGCATTCTCGAATGGCGATTTTCTACTCTggggcttctgctgctggggcaTTTTCGGGTCTGCTAGCCTACGGTATTGGTCAGTTGGATTATACATGGGGTTatcggggatggagatttATCTATTGCATCGAAG GGGTGTTCACTTTTCTGCTCGCACTAGGCGCCTTCTGGTTCGTTCATGACACTCCAGCCAAAGTAGGTGGTTGGCTCACACCTGAGGAGAAACAAtttctcatcctccgccaCAAGTATTCAGCCGGGGGCGAGACTGGCGTGGCCGAAAAGTCCGAGTTCTCCTGGAAACATGCGGCCTCTGCGTTCAAGTCTTTCCACATCTACGCGACGGTCCTTATCGAGTTTACCCTCTGCGTCACTGTTTACGGTTACTCGTTCATCCTGCCAACTATTATCAGCAATCTAGGCTACGACGCAGCCGAAGCGCAGGCGATGACAGTCCCTCCTTACGTGTTTGCGTGCCTGGTTACAGCTTTCTCCGGCTGGGCTGCCGATCGGTACCAACAGAGGATGCTGTCCGTCCTTCTGCCGAATCTCATGGCTCTCGCAGGATTTATTATCGTGCTAGCCAGTGTACGATATCCCGCCGTGCCAGGGGTGACGCTATTCGGGGTGTTCCTCATCACTGGCGGCCTATACCCGATCTCCCCAGCAGTGACTGCGTGGATCTCCCTCAACTGCGCTGGAACAATGAAACGAGCTGTCGGCATTGCGGCGATGGTCAGCTTCTCACAGCTCGGTGGT ATCGTCGGTTCGAACATCTACATCTCCAGCCAGGCACCTACATACCCCGTCGGATTCGGAATTAGCATGGGTATGCTAGCTGTGTTTGGCTGTATCTGGCCTGTGATTTATTACTTCATTCTGAAGCGCATCAACGCCAAACGAGCAGCGATGGACGAGAATGAGATTCGAGCGCGGTAtaccgaggaagagctgtCGGAGATGGGTGATATGAGCCCGTTGTTTAGATATGCCACTTGA
- a CDS encoding uncharacterized protein (COG:S;~EggNog:ENOG410PW8Y;~InterPro:IPR036864,IPR007219,IPR001138;~PFAM:PF00172,PF04082;~TransMembrane:1 (o527-545i);~go_function: GO:0000981 - DNA-binding transcription factor activity, RNA polymerase II-specific [Evidence IEA];~go_function: GO:0003677 - DNA binding [Evidence IEA];~go_function: GO:0008270 - zinc ion binding [Evidence IEA];~go_process: GO:0006351 - transcription, DNA-templated [Evidence IEA];~go_process: GO:0006355 - regulation of transcription, DNA-templated [Evidence IEA]), whose translation MQASSPRINTACYRCYKRKVKCSREKPCRNCRLASRDCEYPNRDRNITIAESYLRSLEARVANIGHGIPADHPPLTPVDVNLAPRTDPQVVGNNLSDPLVEDPTSEVFVSGLKQLHSPAAVFAGPEFPTFGASPVTETQSVQRQAYEYYHLDSDTSNPSCSFKLPPYSYALILLDRFAVFIGHDWHWFKRETFRRRLDLTYKDPKAKELTDRLWLCCLLVVFAQGETYNSEPVPEIHLGDGITPDTTAQNDNQAARHAAPGTEFFEQALSLLNVRYEDPSIEQVEALNLVAFYSYSLNRKKAAYMYAGLSVRMSNILKLHKPCSSPLPAAEVEHRKRIWWTTYCIDRMTSTEMGLPPAFQVQQVEQAYPDDSMFTPEEAKEFYDAETLTTQVQLAFIHADICENMRSIRKDNTTNVGDLTRSILQRLEEVRARLSPHMSFNVDTGMPLAMKQMPDRCLASVYQRYHQCFVLLLRPLFLKQISYLLAGDTVKSYQDDLKFLTNTCLRAARTNLKIIIDLRSCERMTRFGFWESLHLFSGLMILSLAMSVNSRWPGSCDEKSDDRDTYDTAKKLLDEMINTGNLGSKGHGQMLADVEAFQTGLFTAHPGAVDFQWDVDEWINQLLGA comes from the exons ATGCAGGCCTCAAGCCCCCGAATAAACACTGCTTGCTATCGTTGTTACAAGCGCAAAGTAAAGTGTTCTCGTG AAAAACCATGTCGGAATTGTCGTCTCGCAAGCCGCGACTGCGAATATCCCAACCGAGACCGCAATATCACCATTGCTGAAAGTTATCTTCGAAGTCTCGAGGCGAGAGTTGCAAATATTGGGCATGGGATCCCTGCCGACCATCCACCGCTTACTCCTGTGGATGTGAATCTCGCTCCGAGGACAGATCCTCAGGTTGTTGGGAACAATCTATCAGACCCGCTTGTTGAAGACCCGACATCTGAAGTATTTGTTTCGGGCTTGAAGCAATTGCATTCTCCAGCTGCTGTTTTCGCTGGGCCTGAGTTTCCTACCTTTGGGGCTAGTCCGGTCACTGAGACTCAGTCTGTTCAGCGGCAGGCGTATGAGTATTATCATCTAGACTCTGATACCTCGA ATCCATCATGTTCGTTCAAACTTCCACCATACTCATACGCTCTGATTCTGTTAGACCGATTCGCCGTCTTCATTGGTCATGATTGGCACTGGTTCAAACGAGAGACATTCCGGAGGAGACTCGACCTCACATACAAAGACCCCAAAGCAAAAGAACTAACTGATCGGCTCTGGCTATGCTGCCTGCTGGTTGTATTTGCCCAGGGAGAAACTTACAACTCTGAACCAGTGCCTGAGATCCACCTAGGAGATGGAATTACTCCAGATACCACAGCGCAGAACGATAACCAAGCAGCTCGACACGCAGCACCAGGAACAGAATTCTTTGAGCAGGCATTATCCCTTTTGAATGTTCGTTACGAGGATCCATCCATCGAGCAGGTAGAGGCGTTAAATCTGGTG GCATTTTACTCATACAGTCTGAATCGAAAAAAGGCGGCATACATGTATGCCGGGCTGAGCGTTCGAATGTCGAACATACTTAAACTCCACAAACCCTGCTCATCGCCcctcccagcagcagaagtgGAACATCGCAAGCGAATTTGGTGGACAACGTACTGCATTGACCGGATGACGAGCACCGAGATGGGCCTACCACCCGCGTTCCAGGTCCAACAGGTAGAACAAGCGTATCCAGACGATTCAATGTTCACTCCAGAGGAAGCGAAAGAGTTTTACGACGCCGAAACATTGACGACGCAGGTCCAACTCGCGTTTATCCACGCCGATATCTGCGAGAATATGCGGAGTATCCGGAAAGACAACACGACAAATGTCGGCGACCTAACTCGCTCCATCCTACAGAGACTGGAAGAAGTACGAGCACGCCTATCACCGCACATGTCGTTCAATGTGGACACCGGGATGCCGCTGGCAATGAAGCAAATGCCCGATCGATGTCTGGCGTCAGTCTATCAGCGATATCACCAG TGTTTTGTTCTCCTCCTACGACCGCTCTTCCTCAAACAAATCAGCTATCTTCTCGCCGGAGACACGGTGAAATCGTACCAGGACGACCTGAAATTCCTCACAAACACCTGTCTCCGAGCTGCGCGAACAAACCTGAAAATCATCATTGATCTCCGCAGCTGCGAGCGAATGA CCCGCTTTGGCTTCTGGGAAAGTCTGCATCTCTTCTCAGGCCTCAtgatcctctccctcgccaTGTCGGTGAACTCGCGGTGGCCCGGCAGCTGCGACGAAAAGTCCGATGACAGGGATACATACGACACAGCGAAGAAGCTTCTCGACGAGATGATCAACACCGGTAATCTTGGTTCGAAGGGCCACGGGCAGATGCTGGCTGATGTAGAGGCATTTCAGACTGGACTCTTCACTGCGCATCCTGGGGCAGTGGACTTTCAGTGGGATGTTGACGAGTGGATTAATCAGTTGTTAGGGGCGTAG